A segment of the Streptomyces sp. NBC_00376 genome:
CCCGTGCCGCCGCCCGCACCCGGCTGATGACCGCCATCGGCCGGGAGAGCCGCGGGGGAGTCGCTCTCGCGCTGCCCAGGCGGACGGTGTTCCGTGTCGCGGTGGCCGCGACGATCGCCGCGGCAGTGGCGGGAATCGTACTGGTGGCCTCGGTAGACGGCGGGGACCCCCGTTCCCCGAGGATGACCACCCTCAGCGCGGCGCAGGTGCTGCACAAGGCCGCGGACAGGACGCGGTCCACCGGTGCCAGCCTACCGATCCCGCGGAACGACCAGTACTTCTACACCAAGACCTACATCACGCGAACCCCCGTGAAGGGCGGGAAGACCAGGACGTGGACGGACGAGAGCTGGCTGTCGGTGGACGGCTCCAGGCCCTCGCGCCGGCAGGAGCACGGCAAGATCCACAACGATCCCCCGCTGGGCGAGCACGAGGTGCAGTGGCCGCCCAATGAATACGCGAAGCTGCAGAAGTGGCCGACCGACCCCGACGAGCTCCTCAAGTGGCTCGGCCGCGGGCGCGTCGAGGTCGTCGAGCCGTCCGGGGCGAAGGGGGGCAAGGCCGGCGGGCCCGCGCCCGACCCCGACAGGATGGTGTTCATGGAGGCATGTCTGCTCATGCAGGGGCCGCGGGTCATGCCGCCCGGCCTGCAGGCCGCCGCTTTCGAGGCCCTGGCGAAACTGCCACGCATCAAGGTGGACGAGGACGAGGTCGACGCTCTGGGCCGGCACGGGGTCGGGGTGTCGTACCCCCACCTGACCTTCACCTTCGTCTTCGACCGTGAGACCTACGACTACCTGGGCATTCGTCTCAAGGGCAGCAATGCGAAGCGCGTCGACGGCGAGTGGCGGCAGGTCGACAGGTACTTCGAGATGCGCAGCAGTCAGGAGGTGGGCGTCGTCGACCGGATCGGCCAACGTCCGTAACCGTTCGAAGGGCCCGTGGTGACGGGAGGAGGGGCCGGGGGCGTGTCGGACGCCCCCTGGCCCAGCCGTGGCAGACGAGGGAGCTGACGGCCTCCTGGGGGGGGCCGGTGAATCCGACGACCAGGGCGTCGGCGGTGTCCGTGTGCCGGACCTTCGCCCACCCGCGCCGTCCCGACGGATAGCCCGCTCCGCCCCTTTTGCAGACGATTCCTTCAATGCCCTGCTCACGCAGGGTGTCGTACCAGAGCATGGCAACGTCCCGGTCGTCGCTGGCTGGCACGGCCTGGATCGGCGGCCCGACATCGGAGAGGAGCTGCAGGAGGAAGGCGCTGCGCTCGGTGTAGGGGCGGCTTCGGCAGTCGCCGATCGCCGGGTCCGGGTGCTGGAGCACGTCCCAGCAGACGTAGGAGGCCGGGTACCGGGCGGCCAGGGCGCGGGCCCGTGTCACGGATGACGCGGCCCGCGCCTGCGCCGCCGCAAAGTTCAGCCGGCCGTCCCGCCAGATCACCGCCTCCCCGTCCAGCACCGTGCCGGGGCGCAGTTCCATGCCGGCGACGGCCAGGTCCATCCAGTGCTGGGTGACGACTCTGCCGGACCGGGCGTAGAGCACGACGGTCTCGTCGGTACGACGCAGCACTGTTCTGTGGCCGTCCTTCTCCAGACTGCGAGGTGTCTCATGAGACACCATCGGCTGAG
Coding sequences within it:
- a CDS encoding ATP-dependent DNA ligase; this translates as MVSHETPRSLEKDGHRTVLRRTDETVVLYARSGRVVTQHWMDLAVAGMELRPGTVLDGEAVIWRDGRLNFAAAQARAASSVTRARALAARYPASYVCWDVLQHPDPAIGDCRSRPYTERSAFLLQLLSDVGPPIQAVPASDDRDVAMLWYDTLREQGIEGIVCKRGGAGYPSGRRGWAKVRHTDTADALVVGFTGPPQEAVSSLVCHGWARGRPTRPRPLLPSPRALRTVTDVGRSGRRRPPPDCCASRSTCRPAATRRRRASHCCP
- a CDS encoding CU044_5270 family protein — its product is MDDLTSVKELEADTPPLTAEARAAARTRLMTAIGRESRGGVALALPRRTVFRVAVAATIAAAVAGIVLVASVDGGDPRSPRMTTLSAAQVLHKAADRTRSTGASLPIPRNDQYFYTKTYITRTPVKGGKTRTWTDESWLSVDGSRPSRRQEHGKIHNDPPLGEHEVQWPPNEYAKLQKWPTDPDELLKWLGRGRVEVVEPSGAKGGKAGGPAPDPDRMVFMEACLLMQGPRVMPPGLQAAAFEALAKLPRIKVDEDEVDALGRHGVGVSYPHLTFTFVFDRETYDYLGIRLKGSNAKRVDGEWRQVDRYFEMRSSQEVGVVDRIGQRP